The Streptomyces sp. NBC_00435 nucleotide sequence GGGCAAGGTCCAGGGGTACGTTGGGGTCCCCGCCGACGGGGGAGTTCGGCGGGGGCTCCTGGTGAAACGGTAGCTCTCCGTCCTCACGGCTGGGTACTCCGCTAACGCGGGCAGTCCGCCCCACACCGCGCTGACGGTCCGGTCTGCGAGGGCGCCCAGGTGACTGCCACGACTGCGGGCCGCAGCGGTGGCGCCGGCTCGTTCCGGGCAAGGGCATGAAGCGCGACGCCGCGTGCAAGGCCGTCTCCGGGACCTGGGTGTCGGTCTACGACGGGATTCACCGTCACCGACGCCGGCAAGCTCGACATCGACCATATGGTGCCCCTCGCCAACGCCTGACGCTCGGACGCCGGAGCGGCGTAAGGAGTTCGCGAACGACCTGACCCGCCCCCAGCTCCTGGCGGTTTCCGCGGCGGCGAACCGGCCCAAGGGCGACCAGGGCCCCGAGGACTGGCAGCCCCCGGCCAAGGGCTGCTGGTGCACCTACCCGATGGCGTGGATGAACGTGAAGAACACGTACGAGCTCACGGTGACCGAGGCGGAGAGCAGACTGAGATGCTGGAGACGTGCTCATGACCGACCACCAGCCCGACACCACCTTGCAGCCCGACAGTGGTGCCATCCCGGAAGGGCCGGGGGAGGGCGAACGCGACTGGGACGGACACACCGCACAGGCGGGGGACGGATTGCCTGGTCATGACTCGGCCAGATCCCACCACCAGGCGATGGCCGGGTAGGGGGGAGGCCCGGGAGGCAGTGCGGCGGGAAGGGTGCGGGTGATGCGGATGTTGGGGATTGAATCGGGGGCGAAGTAGCGCAGGGTGCTCGTGCCGAAGGCGATGTTTCCCGCGATCACCAGGTCGAGCACCTCGAAGTATCGTGTCATCTGCTCGCTCGCGTCGGGGAGGATCTGTTCACGCAGACGTACGTACACCGCCATCATGCGGTTACGTAGATCGACCGCAGCGTCCACGGCCTGTTCTGGTGAGAGCTCCGGATGGTCGTGCTGGAACGCGCTGAAGAGGTTGTATCTCCGCCTTGTCCGGAGCCAGCTCCTTCAGCAGGGAGTACCGGTCGTTGTCCAAGCCGGCGGCGAAAAACCCGCCTCACACGCGGCCAGCACCTTCGGAGCACGGAGTTCCGCTTCGGGTGGTTCGATGCCCCCGACGGCGTCGAGGTAGCCCAGGGTGGCGTACGTCCCGACGGAGCTGAGCCGCATGGCGAGATACGTGTTGACCCCAAGTTCCTCGCCGCGTTCACGCAGCGCGGTCACCCAGGTCATGTCCCACATCCACACCACCTGATACGTGGTGAACCGGTGGAGCTGCGCGGGGGTCATGACGACTTTGAGACGGCGAAAGACATCCCGGGCGGCAGCTTCGATCAGAGATCCATCATCTACGAAGGTGTCCGCGGCACGCATGATGCGGGTCCACCGGCCGATGTCGTTGATGACATCGAGGGTAGAACCGGGACTCGGGGGCGGAGTGACGCGGTCGTTGACCCCGAATGCCCATGCCGAGTAGTCGGCCAGGACCTGTGCGAGCGCCCCCCTCGCCCGGGGGAAGAACCAGGCTACCAAGGAGGCACCCGTAATCGCGTAGACCTCCGCGGCGTCCCCTCCTCCGCCAAGTCCGAACCGCTTGGCCCAGACTGCACAGCGGGCGACGAGGAGATCTTTCTCGGGGTTGACCTCGCTGTCGAAAGGACAGTAGAAGGTGAGCAGCGCAGGGGACGATGCGGCTGATTCATCAAAGATTTTCATGGACTTACTGCACTCCCTCGTGCGGCGGCGTTCAGCTCGTGGGGATCGTTGCCAGCTTCGCCAGATGGCTCAGCGCACCGTGGCCGACTGGCGCAGGCCAGCGGTGTGCAGGGCTCAAAGGTCCGCAGGCAGTGATCGTTGATCATCTGTTCGCCTGATTCGGCACCCAACACCGCGTCGAGCGTGCGCTGTCGGGTAGCGGTGGCCCGGTGATGCGCGGGGGCGGCCAGGACCGTGTGCTTGCCCTCGTGCAGGTCGTCCAGAACGAGTTCGCCCGTGTTGGACGGGGCACCGAACGCACCCAGCAGCTGGTGGGGGCGCGGGCTCAGGGACTGCAGGGGCTACAGTCCGACCTTGCCCTCTTCGACCGGTGGCGCGGTCAGCAAGACGCGGATCGTGTCGCCGATGCCCTCGTCGAGGAGGATGGCGAAGGCCGTCGATGGGACCGACGTAGGCGAAGCCGGGATCGGTGAACACGTTGCGGCAGCGCCGTTCCTTGTCCCCGGCACGGGGAGAGGTGAGGTGGGCTGCGAGAGCGCCGGTGGTGGGGGCGTAGAAGCGGCCGTTGTCGTTGAGGGCCCCGATCACCGGATGCCCGCCGGTCCCCAGGTTGTTCAGCCCCTCCCACGCCATGCCTCCGGTCAGAGCCGCGTCCCGGACCACCGCCACCGCGGAGCTGTCACCGGCGAGTCGACGGGCCTTGGCCGGCCCGTCCGCATACGACAGGGCGGTCGAGGCGTACCAGTTCTCCACCCAGTCATGCGGGGACTCGGACCGGCACGGATAACTGGACAGCCCGCCCGCCGCAGCACGTCGAAGCCGGCCCGCCGCCCGGTCAACAGCCTGTGCACGTACGCCTGATGGTCGGTATCGAACAACAGCGCGTCACCGGCCTCGACGTCGAAGACCCGGTGCAGAGCGAGGGTGAGCTCCACCACCCCCAGATTCGGCCCCAGGTGACCACCGGCCGCCAACATGTTCCCAACGAGGGAGGAGTGGATCTCGGCAGCCAGCGCGGGCAGCTGACCAGGCGACAGACGGCGTACTTCGGCGGGTCTGTCCATCGCTTCCAGCAGCGGCCGGACGGTTTGGAGGGAGGCGGCAGTGACCATGCGACACCAGCCTTGCTCAGGACAGACACCTTCCTGCCAACCATGCGGAACCCGCCCCATGCAGCTCCGCAGCACAAGCACCAGGATCACCGCACCGACTCGAAACCCGGAAGGCGCACAACACGGCGCTTGGCGTGTACACACGACTACGAAGTGCGCGGCGGCGCACGCCGCATCACTCCC carries:
- a CDS encoding terpene synthase family protein — encoded protein: MKIFDESAASSPALLTFYCPFDSEVNPEKDLLVARCAVWAKRFGLGGGGDAAEVYAITGASLVAWFFPRARGALAQVLADYSAWAFGVNDRVTPPPSPGSTLDVINDIGRWTRIMRAADTFVDDGSLIEAAARDVFRRLKVVMTPAQLHRFTTYQVVWMWDMTWVTALRERGEELGVNTYLAMRLSSVGTYATLGYLDAVGGIEPPEAELRAPKVLAACEAGFSPPAWTTTGTPC